One Moorena sp. SIOASIH DNA segment encodes these proteins:
- the ndhL gene encoding NAD(P)H-quinone oxidoreductase subunit L — protein sequence MFVFCVLNQNSMITAILYLSLAGAYLLVFPLAIYLYLQKRWYVASSFERGFMYFLVFLFFPGLLLFSPILNLRPKRRQPQG from the coding sequence ATTTTTGTCTTCTGTGTCCTAAACCAAAATTCTATGATTACTGCGATACTTTACCTGTCTTTGGCAGGAGCCTACTTATTGGTATTCCCTCTGGCCATCTATCTCTACCTACAGAAACGGTGGTACGTTGCTAGCTCCTTCGAGCGAGGCTTCATGTACTTCCTGGTCTTCTTATTCTTTCCAGGTTTATTACTCTTCAGTCCAATCTTAAACCTTCGCCCCAAGCGGCGTCAGCCACAAGGCTAA
- a CDS encoding DUF3007 family protein → MRRIDAIGISLGIFAAGGIAYLIFQLAGYDHIQAGIWSQVLLVGGLVGWVLTYLFRALTQTMTYNQQVKDYKDAVLQKRLEEMTPEELAQLQAEVEQEKRLTKAQDDSSISP, encoded by the coding sequence ATGCGACGAATTGACGCGATTGGAATTTCCCTTGGTATCTTTGCTGCTGGCGGCATAGCCTACTTGATCTTTCAGCTCGCTGGGTACGATCACATCCAAGCCGGGATTTGGAGTCAAGTCCTCTTGGTAGGGGGGTTAGTTGGGTGGGTGCTAACCTACCTGTTTCGAGCCCTGACCCAAACCATGACCTATAACCAGCAGGTGAAAGACTATAAAGATGCTGTCCTGCAAAAGCGACTCGAAGAAATGACACCAGAAGAACTTGCCCAACTCCAAGCAGAGGTGGAACAGGAAAAGCGTTTGACCAAAGCACAGGACGATTCCTCCATATCCCCTTAA
- a CDS encoding DUF4351 domain-containing protein produces MINPAADYDSPWKDTLEWYFEPFIALCFAHIHSQINWSRPSEFLDKELQKVVRDAEVGRRWADKLVKVWLNNGLETWILIHVEVQGEKQTDFAKRMYTYHHRISGRYNRPVASLAVLSDANPQWRPTQYSSEIFGCKIQFNFLMVKLLDYKQQWPELEQSANPFATVIMAHLKAVDTRSDGQQRKIWKMALTRRLYQQGYQRQDILNLYHFIDWVMHLPEALEEAFREEVNQYEQEVNMKYVTSIERLGIKQGRQEEAERLLLRLLQRRFGDLSPEIQARVKGLSVEKLEQLMDVAIDVESVEQLVDHLPAPEATD; encoded by the coding sequence ATGATTAACCCAGCAGCGGACTATGATTCCCCCTGGAAAGACACCCTGGAATGGTACTTTGAGCCCTTCATTGCCTTGTGCTTTGCCCACATTCATAGTCAAATCAATTGGTCTCGTCCAAGTGAATTCCTCGACAAAGAACTACAAAAGGTGGTGCGAGACGCGGAAGTAGGACGTCGATGGGCTGACAAACTGGTCAAGGTCTGGCTCAACAATGGTCTTGAAACCTGGATTCTAATTCATGTGGAAGTCCAAGGGGAAAAACAGACGGATTTTGCTAAACGGATGTACACCTACCATCATCGGATTAGCGGACGCTACAATCGACCGGTTGCTAGTTTAGCAGTCTTGAGTGATGCTAACCCCCAGTGGCGACCAACCCAATACAGTAGCGAAATCTTCGGCTGTAAAATCCAGTTCAATTTTTTGATGGTGAAACTGCTAGACTACAAACAGCAGTGGCCAGAATTAGAACAAAGTGCCAATCCCTTTGCCACGGTGATCATGGCTCACCTGAAAGCAGTTGATACTCGCAGTGATGGCCAGCAACGGAAAATCTGGAAAATGGCTCTGACCAGACGATTGTACCAGCAAGGGTATCAGCGACAAGACATCCTAAACTTATATCATTTCATCGACTGGGTAATGCACTTACCTGAAGCACTAGAAGAAGCCTTTCGTGAAGAAGTTAACCAGTACGAACAGGAGGTCAACATGAAGTATGTCACGAGTATCGAAAGGTTGGGCATTAAGCAAGGTCGTCAGGAAGAAGCTGAGCGACTGCTACTACGATTGCTTCAAAGGCGCTTTGGAGACCTATCCCCTGAGATTCAAGCTCGTGTGAAGGGGTTGAGTGTCGAAAAGTTAGAACAGTTAATGGATGTGGCCATTGATGTAGAATCTGTTGAGCAATTAGTAGACCATTTGCCAGCACCCGAAGCCACTGATTAA
- a CDS encoding DUF4351 domain-containing protein, which yields MINPAADYDSPWKDTLEWYFEPFIALCFAHIHSQINWSRPSEFLDKELQKVVRDAEVGRRWADKLVKVWLNNGLETWILIHVEVQGEKQTDFAKRMYTYHHRISGRYNRPVASLAVLSDANPQWRPTQYSSEIFGCKIQFNFLMVKLLDYKQQWPELEQSANPFATVIMAHLKAVDTRSDGQQRKIWKMALTRRLYQQGYQRQDILNLYHFIDWVMHLPSALEQTFREELNQYEQEVNMKYVTSIERLGIKQGRQEGLQEGAERLLLRLLQRRFGELSPEIQARLKGLSVEKLEQLMDVAIDVESIEQLVHHLPASQATD from the coding sequence ATGATTAACCCAGCAGCGGACTATGATTCCCCCTGGAAAGACACCCTGGAATGGTACTTTGAGCCCTTCATTGCCTTGTGCTTTGCCCACATTCATAGTCAAATCAATTGGTCTCGTCCAAGTGAATTCCTCGACAAAGAACTACAAAAGGTGGTGCGAGACGCGGAAGTAGGACGTCGATGGGCTGACAAACTGGTCAAGGTCTGGCTCAACAATGGTCTTGAAACCTGGATTCTAATTCATGTGGAAGTCCAAGGGGAAAAACAGACGGATTTTGCTAAACGGATGTACACCTACCATCATCGGATTAGCGGACGCTACAATCGACCGGTTGCTAGTTTAGCAGTCTTGAGTGATGCTAACCCCCAGTGGCGACCAACCCAATACAGTAGCGAAATCTTCGGCTGTAAAATCCAGTTCAATTTTTTGATGGTGAAACTGCTAGACTACAAACAGCAGTGGCCAGAATTAGAACAAAGTGCCAATCCCTTTGCCACGGTGATCATGGCTCACCTGAAAGCAGTTGATACTCGCAGTGATGGCCAGCAACGGAAAATCTGGAAAATGGCTCTGACCAGACGATTGTACCAGCAAGGGTATCAGCGACAAGACATCCTAAACTTATATCACTTCATCGACTGGGTAATGCACTTACCCTCAGCACTAGAACAAACCTTTCGTGAAGAACTTAACCAGTACGAACAGGAGGTCAACATGAAGTATGTCACGAGTATCGAAAGGTTGGGCATTAAGCAAGGTCGTCAAGAAGGTCTTCAGGAAGGAGCTGAGCGACTGCTGCTACGATTGCTTCAAAGGCGCTTTGGAGAGTTATCCCCTGAGATTCAAGCTCGTTTGAAGGGGTTGAGTGTCGAAAAATTAGAACAGTTAATGGATGTGGCCATTGATGTAGAATCTATTGAGCAATTAGTACACCATCTGCCAGCATCCCAAGCCACTGATTAA
- the trpA gene encoding tryptophan synthase subunit alpha: protein MTKISDCFGSLRSNSQCALIPFITAGDPDLETTAKALRVLDQSGADIIELGVPYSDPLADGPTIHAAATRALQKGVQLDDVLAMVKEVSPEIEAPIVLFTYYNPILNRGINSFLEQIAQVGAKGLVVPDLPLEEAQILLKPAAELGIEVILLVAPTSPTERIEAIAKQSQGFIYLVSVTGVTGMRTQLQSRVKDLLNQMRGLTDKPIGVGFGISQPEQAKQVKDWGADAVIVGSAIVKRLADGTQSEGLSAIGDFCQSLKLAIRE from the coding sequence ATGACCAAAATTTCCGATTGCTTCGGATCCCTGAGATCTAACTCCCAGTGTGCTCTGATTCCTTTTATCACCGCTGGGGATCCCGATTTAGAAACCACAGCCAAAGCCTTGCGGGTACTCGACCAATCCGGTGCTGACATCATTGAACTGGGAGTACCCTATTCTGACCCCTTGGCCGATGGTCCAACTATCCATGCTGCTGCTACTAGAGCATTACAAAAAGGTGTGCAGTTGGATGATGTGCTGGCAATGGTAAAGGAAGTTAGCCCAGAGATAGAAGCGCCAATTGTCCTATTTACCTACTACAATCCCATTCTCAACCGAGGGATTAATTCCTTCTTAGAGCAGATTGCTCAAGTGGGGGCGAAAGGGTTAGTGGTGCCTGACTTACCCCTGGAAGAAGCTCAAATCTTGCTGAAACCTGCAGCAGAGCTCGGGATTGAAGTGATATTGTTAGTGGCACCAACTTCACCAACAGAACGGATTGAAGCGATCGCTAAACAGTCTCAGGGCTTTATTTACCTAGTCAGTGTTACCGGTGTCACCGGGATGAGAACTCAGCTGCAATCACGGGTAAAAGACTTACTCAATCAGATGCGTGGTCTAACCGATAAGCCCATCGGGGTTGGCTTTGGGATCTCCCAGCCAGAACAAGCTAAGCAGGTCAAAGATTGGGGTGCAGATGCCGTGATTGTCGGTAGCGCTATAGTAAAGCGTTTGGCAGATGGCACCCAATCAGAAGGCTTGTCAGCCATTGGGGACTTTTGCCAAAGCCTGAAATTAGCGATTAGGGAGTGA
- a CDS encoding DUF4351 domain-containing protein encodes MINPAADYDSPWKDTLEWYFEPFIALCFAHIHSQINWSRPSEFLDKELQKVVRDAEVGRRWADKLVKVWLNNGLETWILIHVEVQGEKQTEFAKRMYTYHHRISGRYNRPVASLAVLSDANPQWRPTQYSSEIFGCKIQFNFLMVKLLDYKQQWPELEQSANPFATVIMAHLKAVDTRSDGQQRKIWKMALTRRLYQQGYQRQDILNLYHFIDWVMHLPSALEQTFREELNQYEQEVNMKYVTSIERLGIKQGRQEGLQEGAERLLLRLLQRRFGELSPEIQARLKGLSVEKLEQLMDVAIDVESIEQLVHHLPASQATD; translated from the coding sequence ATGATTAACCCAGCAGCGGACTATGATTCCCCCTGGAAAGACACCCTGGAATGGTACTTTGAGCCCTTCATTGCTCTGTGCTTTGCCCACATTCATAGTCAAATCAATTGGTCTCGTCCAAGTGAATTCCTCGACAAAGAACTGCAAAAGGTGGTGCGAGACGCGGAAGTAGGACGTCGATGGGCTGACAAACTGGTTAAGGTCTGGCTCAACAATGGTCTTGAAACTTGGATTCTAATTCATGTGGAAGTCCAAGGGGAAAAACAGACGGAGTTTGCTAAACGGATGTACACCTACCATCATCGGATTAGCGGACGCTACAATCGACCGGTTGCTAGTTTAGCAGTCTTGAGTGATGCTAACCCCCAGTGGCGACCAACCCAATACAGTAGCGAAATCTTCGGCTGTAAAATCCAGTTCAATTTTTTGATGGTGAAACTGCTAGACTACAAACAGCAGTGGCCAGAATTAGAACAAAGTGCCAATCCCTTTGCCACGGTGATCATGGCTCACCTGAAAGCAGTTGATACTCGCAGTGATGGCCAGCAACGGAAAATCTGGAAAATGGCTCTGACCAGACGATTGTACCAGCAAGGGTATCAGCGACAAGACATCCTAAACTTATATCACTTCATCGACTGGGTAATGCACTTACCCTCAGCACTAGAACAAACCTTTCGTGAAGAACTTAACCAGTACGAACAGGAGGTCAACATGAAGTATGTCACGAGTATCGAAAGGTTGGGCATTAAGCAAGGTCGTCAAGAAGGTCTTCAGGAAGGAGCTGAGCGACTGCTGCTACGATTGCTTCAAAGGCGCTTTGGAGAGTTATCCCCTGAGATTCAAGCTCGTTTGAAGGGGTTGAGTGTCGAAAAATTAGAACAGTTAATGGATGTGGCCATTGATGTAGAATCTATTGAGCAATTAGTACACCATCTGCCAGCATCCCAAGCCACTGATTAA
- a CDS encoding DUF4351 domain-containing protein, producing the protein MINPAADYDSPWKDTLEWYFEPFIALCFAHIHSQINWSRPSEFLDKELQKVVRDAEVGRRWADKLVKVWLNNGLETWILIHVEVQGEKQTDFAKRMYTYHHRISGRYNRPVASLAVLSDANPQWRPTQYSSEIFGCKIQFNFLMVKLLDYKQQWPELEQSANPFATVIMAHLKAVDTRSDGQQRKIWKMALTRRLYQQGYQRQDILNLYHFIDWVMHLPEALEQAFREEVNQYEQEVNMKYVTSIERLGIKQGRQEGRQEGILEGRQEGRQEEAERLLLRLLHRRFGELSPEIQARLKGLSVEKLEQLMDVAIDVESVEQLVDHLPAPEAAN; encoded by the coding sequence ATGATTAACCCAGCAGCGGACTATGATTCCCCCTGGAAAGACACCCTGGAATGGTACTTTGAGCCCTTCATTGCCTTGTGCTTTGCCCACATTCATAGTCAAATCAATTGGTCTCGTCCAAGTGAATTCCTCGACAAAGAACTACAAAAGGTGGTGCGAGACGCGGAAGTAGGACGTCGATGGGCTGACAAACTGGTCAAGGTCTGGCTCAACAATGGTCTTGAAACCTGGATTCTAATTCATGTGGAAGTCCAAGGGGAAAAACAGACGGATTTTGCTAAACGGATGTACACCTACCATCATCGGATTAGCGGACGCTACAATCGACCGGTTGCTAGTTTAGCAGTCTTGAGTGATGCTAACCCCCAGTGGCGACCAACCCAATACAGTAGCGAAATCTTCGGCTGTAAAATCCAGTTCAATTTTTTGATGGTGAAACTGCTAGACTACAAACAGCAGTGGCCAGAATTAGAACAAAGTGCCAATCCCTTTGCCACGGTGATCATGGCTCACCTGAAAGCAGTTGATACTCGCAGTGATGGCCAGCAACGGAAAATCTGGAAAATGGCTCTGACCAGACGATTGTACCAGCAAGGGTATCAGCGACAAGACATCCTAAACTTATATCATTTCATCGACTGGGTAATGCACTTACCTGAAGCACTAGAACAAGCCTTTCGTGAAGAAGTTAACCAGTACGAACAGGAGGTCAACATGAAGTATGTCACGAGTATCGAAAGGTTAGGAATTAAGCAAGGTCGTCAAGAAGGTCGTCAGGAAGGTATTTTAGAAGGTCGTCAAGAAGGTCGTCAGGAAGAAGCTGAGCGACTGCTGCTACGATTGCTTCATAGGCGTTTTGGAGAGTTATCCCCTGAGATTCAAGCTCGTTTGAAGGGGTTGAGTGTCGAAAAGTTAGAACAGTTAATGGATGTGGCCATCGATGTAGAATCTGTTGAGCAATTAGTAGACCATTTGCCAGCACCCGAAGCCGCTAATTAA
- a CDS encoding cobaltochelatase subunit CobN, which yields MKRIVLIAGFESFNADLYRKAAELATSRCPELDIRVFSDREITANPDTVDAALQDAQVFFGSLLFDYDQVLWLRDRIQHIPIRLVFESALELMSLTQIGQFKIGDKPKGMPKPVKFILDKFSNGREEDRLAGYISFLKIGPKLLKYIPARKVQDLRNWLIIYGYWNAGGSDNVASMFWTLAEKYLQLKVGEIPPPVETPNMGLLHPDYDGYFESPRQYLEWYKSFKVKQLNVIGQSPTSPLASQHNLGQKATLREQPTNLQPANLQPANLQPANLQPTNLQPTNLQPTNLQPTNLQPTNPRENPVVGILLYRKHVVTKQTYIPQLIRYFEEAGLTPLPIFINGVEGHVAVRDWMTSAYETQQRQLDKVETPSLSKDAVEVDAIVSTIGFPLVGGPAGSMEAGRQVAVAKRILTAKNVPYCIAAPLLIQDIYSWTRQGIGGLQSVVLYALPELDGAIDTVPLGGLVGEDIYLIPERVKRLTGRVKRWIQLRQTPPDQRRIAIILYGFPPGYGATGTAALLNVPRSLLKFLHALKEQGYTVGELPEDGEELIRWVKAADEGLNGDSLNGEFSNQQPATSNQQPSTSNQQPSTSNQQPATSNLQPSTSNQQPATSNLQPSTSNLQPSTSNLQPSTSNQQPATTVNVKTLEEWLGYLLTTRIEKQWQSLTGTGIKTNGDEFEIGGIQLGNVWIGVQPPLGISGDPMRLMFERDLTPHPQYTAFYKWLQNDFDAHAVVHFGMHGTVEWLPGSPLGNTGYSWSDILLGNIPNLYIYAANNPSESMLAKRRGYGVLVSHNVPPYGRAGLYKELVVLRDLISEYREDPEKNYALKEAICKKIVDSGLDTDCPFEDAKRLGIAFSPENAQMFSADSFNRYLVKLYNYLLVVEQRLFSSGLHTLGQVPDSEQLESYLRAYFGEDVPEGMVKAIVDGEFEPQTPEGSEQVEDEKVEEALRIGELLMQTGEELRNLLRGLNGEYIPPAPGGDLLRDGPGVLPTGRNIHALDPYRMPSPAAYERGREVARKIIAQHLEEHQEYPETVAVMLWGLDAIKTRGESLGILLELVGAVPVKEGTGRIVRYDLMPLAEVGHPRIDVLANLSGIFRDSFVNIVELLDDLFRRATEADEPEEENFIRKHGLALRSQGVDNVSARLFSNPAGDYGSLVNDQVVDGNWESGDELANTWQSRNVFSYGRQDKGQARPEVMEQLLKSTSSIVQEIDSVEYGLTDIQEYYANTGGLKRAAEKQGGKTVNASFVESFSKDTTPRKLEDLLRLEYRTKLLNPKWAEAMANQGSGGAYEISQRMTALIGWGGTADFQDNWVYDQAADTYALDEEMAKRLQQANPEAFRNIVGRMLEANGRGFWEPDQETLQKLRELYELTDEEIEGVTAVG from the coding sequence ATGAAACGCATTGTACTGATAGCAGGATTTGAATCATTCAACGCTGACTTGTACCGCAAAGCTGCTGAGTTAGCAACCTCCCGCTGTCCGGAACTGGATATTAGAGTATTTAGCGATCGCGAAATCACTGCCAACCCTGATACTGTAGACGCTGCCCTCCAAGATGCCCAAGTCTTCTTTGGTAGTCTACTATTCGATTATGACCAAGTGTTATGGTTACGCGATCGCATTCAACACATCCCCATCCGCTTGGTATTCGAGTCAGCTCTAGAACTGATGAGCCTGACTCAAATTGGTCAGTTCAAAATTGGGGATAAACCCAAGGGGATGCCCAAGCCAGTAAAATTCATCCTGGACAAATTCAGCAACGGACGGGAAGAAGACCGCTTAGCCGGTTATATCAGCTTTTTGAAAATTGGTCCGAAGCTGCTGAAATATATTCCTGCTAGAAAAGTCCAAGACTTGCGCAATTGGCTAATTATCTACGGTTACTGGAATGCTGGTGGCTCAGACAATGTGGCATCTATGTTCTGGACCCTGGCAGAGAAATACTTACAGCTGAAAGTCGGAGAAATTCCGCCGCCAGTGGAAACTCCAAACATGGGGCTACTCCATCCGGACTACGACGGGTATTTTGAATCCCCACGACAATACCTAGAATGGTACAAAAGCTTCAAGGTTAAACAATTAAACGTTATTGGGCAAAGCCCTACCAGCCCACTAGCTTCTCAACACAACCTTGGCCAAAAGGCCACGCTACGCGAACAACCCACCAACCTTCAACCAGCCAACCTTCAACCAGCCAACCTTCAACCAGCCAACCTTCAACCCACCAACCTTCAACCCACTAACCTTCAACCCACCAACCTTCAACCCACCAACCTTCAACCCACTAACCCTAGAGAAAACCCTGTTGTGGGGATTCTGCTTTATCGCAAACACGTAGTTACAAAACAAACTTATATTCCCCAGTTAATTCGCTACTTTGAGGAAGCTGGATTAACCCCTTTACCCATCTTTATCAATGGTGTAGAAGGTCATGTAGCCGTGCGGGATTGGATGACATCTGCTTATGAAACCCAACAGCGGCAACTGGATAAAGTGGAAACTCCTTCCCTGTCTAAAGACGCTGTAGAAGTGGATGCCATTGTTTCTACCATTGGTTTCCCGTTGGTAGGGGGTCCAGCTGGTTCTATGGAAGCCGGAAGACAGGTGGCTGTAGCTAAACGTATTCTCACTGCTAAGAATGTCCCTTATTGTATTGCTGCACCCCTACTGATTCAAGATATTTACTCTTGGACAAGACAAGGCATTGGGGGGTTGCAAAGTGTCGTCTTATATGCATTGCCGGAATTGGATGGAGCAATTGATACTGTACCCCTAGGTGGTTTAGTCGGAGAAGATATTTATCTGATTCCCGAACGAGTTAAACGACTAACTGGACGGGTAAAGCGTTGGATTCAACTCAGACAAACCCCACCAGACCAAAGACGAATTGCGATTATTCTCTATGGTTTCCCTCCTGGGTATGGAGCAACAGGAACAGCAGCCTTATTGAATGTACCGCGATCGCTTCTTAAATTCCTCCACGCTCTAAAAGAACAAGGTTACACTGTTGGGGAATTACCAGAAGATGGAGAAGAACTAATCCGCTGGGTGAAAGCAGCAGACGAAGGGTTGAATGGTGACAGCTTGAATGGTGAATTTTCTAACCAGCAACCAGCAACTAGTAACCAGCAACCTTCAACTAGTAACCAGCAACCTTCAACTAGTAACCAGCAACCAGCAACTAGTAACCTTCAACCTTCAACTAGTAACCAGCAACCAGCAACTAGTAACCTTCAACCTTCAACTAGTAACCTTCAACCTTCAACTAGTAACCTTCAACCTTCAACTAGTAACCAGCAACCAGCAACCACAGTTAACGTTAAAACCCTAGAAGAATGGTTAGGCTACTTGCTAACTACCCGTATTGAGAAACAATGGCAATCCTTGACTGGTACAGGAATCAAAACTAATGGGGATGAGTTCGAGATTGGTGGGATTCAGTTAGGAAATGTCTGGATTGGGGTACAACCACCCCTGGGTATTTCTGGAGACCCGATGCGACTGATGTTTGAGCGAGACTTGACCCCACATCCCCAGTACACGGCCTTTTATAAGTGGTTACAGAATGATTTTGATGCCCATGCGGTGGTGCATTTTGGCATGCATGGCACCGTGGAATGGTTGCCTGGTTCGCCCCTGGGGAATACGGGGTATTCTTGGTCGGATATTTTGCTAGGAAATATCCCGAATCTATATATCTATGCCGCCAATAATCCTTCAGAGTCAATGTTGGCAAAGCGTCGGGGTTATGGGGTGTTGGTTTCCCATAATGTACCCCCTTATGGTCGGGCTGGTTTGTATAAGGAGTTGGTAGTGCTACGGGATTTAATCTCAGAGTATCGGGAGGATCCTGAAAAGAATTATGCCTTGAAAGAAGCAATTTGTAAAAAGATTGTGGATAGTGGCTTGGATACGGATTGTCCCTTTGAGGACGCTAAGCGCTTGGGAATTGCTTTCAGTCCAGAGAATGCCCAGATGTTTAGTGCTGATTCATTTAATCGCTATCTTGTCAAGTTGTACAACTACCTGCTAGTGGTGGAACAACGGTTGTTTTCCTCTGGGCTGCACACTCTAGGTCAAGTACCTGATTCGGAACAGTTAGAGTCTTACCTCCGGGCTTATTTTGGGGAGGATGTCCCGGAAGGGATGGTTAAGGCCATTGTCGATGGAGAATTTGAACCGCAAACACCGGAAGGAAGTGAACAGGTCGAGGATGAGAAGGTTGAGGAGGCGTTACGGATTGGTGAGTTGTTGATGCAGACTGGGGAGGAGTTGAGGAATTTGTTGCGGGGGTTGAATGGGGAGTATATTCCTCCAGCTCCTGGGGGGGATTTGTTGCGGGATGGTCCTGGGGTTTTGCCAACAGGACGGAATATTCACGCTTTGGATCCTTATCGGATGCCCTCTCCGGCAGCTTATGAACGGGGCAGGGAGGTGGCCAGGAAAATTATTGCCCAGCATCTTGAGGAACATCAGGAGTATCCGGAAACTGTTGCGGTAATGCTATGGGGATTGGATGCGATCAAGACTCGTGGGGAGTCCTTGGGGATTTTATTGGAGTTAGTAGGTGCAGTACCTGTTAAAGAGGGAACGGGACGGATTGTACGGTATGATTTGATGCCCTTAGCTGAGGTAGGTCATCCTAGAATTGATGTGTTGGCAAATCTGTCAGGGATTTTTCGGGATAGTTTTGTCAATATTGTTGAGCTGCTGGATGATTTGTTCCGTAGGGCGACTGAGGCAGATGAACCGGAGGAAGAGAATTTTATCCGCAAGCATGGGTTAGCTTTGCGATCGCAAGGGGTAGACAATGTTTCTGCTCGATTGTTTTCTAATCCAGCCGGGGATTATGGTTCTCTGGTCAATGACCAAGTAGTCGATGGAAATTGGGAATCGGGGGATGAATTAGCGAATACATGGCAAAGCCGCAATGTATTTAGTTATGGACGGCAAGATAAAGGTCAAGCCCGTCCCGAAGTCATGGAGCAGCTGCTAAAAAGTACCAGTAGTATAGTCCAGGAAATTGATTCGGTGGAATATGGGCTGACAGATATTCAAGAATACTATGCCAATACTGGAGGCTTGAAGCGAGCAGCCGAGAAGCAAGGGGGTAAGACCGTTAATGCCAGTTTTGTGGAAAGTTTCTCAAAGGATACTACACCCCGGAAGCTAGAGGATTTGTTGCGGTTGGAGTATCGGACAAAGTTACTTAATCCCAAGTGGGCTGAGGCGATGGCCAATCAGGGGTCTGGGGGAGCTTATGAGATTTCCCAACGGATGACAGCATTGATTGGTTGGGGGGGTACAGCTGATTTTCAAGATAACTGGGTGTATGACCAAGCAGCAGATACTTATGCCTTGGATGAAGAAATGGCCAAGAGGTTGCAACAGGCAAATCCTGAGGCATTTCGCAATATTGTCGGCAGGATGTTAGAGGCAAATGGGCGAGGATTCTGGGAACCGGATCAGGAAACCTTACAGAAGTTACGGGAGTTGTATGAGCTAACCGATGAGGAGATTGAAGGCGTGACGGCTGTAGGATAA
- a CDS encoding CYTH domain-containing protein — MATEIERKFLVKGEEWRKLGTGSVYRQGYIRTTNRTTVRVRLVGDQGYLTIKSPKVGFSRKEYEYPIPGSDAQEMLDTLCQGPLIEKTRYKIEHAGLIWEVDEFAGDNQGLILAEVELTDENQDIELPEWIGIEVSNDPRYFNSNLVQHPYTQWLHRI, encoded by the coding sequence ATGGCAACTGAAATCGAACGGAAATTTCTAGTTAAAGGCGAAGAGTGGCGGAAACTAGGCACTGGTAGTGTTTATCGCCAAGGTTACATTCGTACAACCAACCGCACTACTGTCCGGGTGCGCCTGGTGGGAGATCAAGGATATCTTACTATCAAAAGTCCCAAGGTGGGTTTTTCTAGAAAAGAGTATGAGTATCCTATCCCAGGCTCGGATGCTCAAGAAATGCTCGATACTTTGTGCCAGGGTCCCCTAATTGAGAAAACTCGTTATAAAATTGAACACGCTGGCTTGATTTGGGAAGTAGATGAGTTTGCTGGGGATAATCAAGGATTAATTTTGGCAGAAGTTGAACTAACTGATGAAAATCAGGACATTGAACTACCAGAATGGATTGGAATTGAAGTATCTAATGATCCGAGATACTTCAACTCCAATTTAGTTCAGCATCCCTATACTCAATGGTTACACAGAATCTAG
- a CDS encoding response regulator transcription factor codes for MRILLVEDDERITDALAEDLTDQHYVVDVAHDGQVGRELVESFSYDLILLDVMLPKMDGITLCRKLRSQGNSTPILMLTARDTISDKIVGLDAGADDYLVKPFDLGELSARMRALLRRGNTTLPPVLEWDSLRLDPSTCEVFYEDRLLSLSPKEYALLEFFLRHPRRVFSRAQILENLWSFERLPEEATVKAHIRGLRQKLDAAGAPSDLIETVYGLGYRLKENP; via the coding sequence ATGAGGATTTTACTAGTAGAAGATGATGAGCGGATTACCGACGCCCTTGCTGAAGACCTCACCGACCAGCATTATGTCGTGGATGTTGCCCATGATGGTCAAGTGGGTAGGGAACTAGTAGAGAGTTTCAGCTATGATTTAATTTTGTTAGATGTGATGCTGCCAAAGATGGATGGTATTACCCTTTGCCGAAAGTTGCGCTCCCAAGGCAACTCTACTCCCATTCTAATGCTGACGGCTCGGGATACCATCAGTGATAAAATTGTAGGACTGGATGCTGGTGCAGATGATTATCTAGTCAAACCCTTTGATTTAGGGGAGTTGTCCGCTAGGATGCGGGCGTTACTGCGCCGGGGAAATACTACCTTACCACCTGTACTGGAATGGGATTCCCTCCGCCTTGACCCCAGTACCTGTGAAGTGTTCTATGAAGACCGCCTCTTGTCCCTAAGTCCAAAAGAGTATGCTCTGCTGGAATTTTTCCTGCGCCATCCTCGCCGTGTGTTTAGCCGTGCTCAAATCCTGGAAAACCTCTGGTCCTTTGAACGACTACCAGAAGAAGCAACCGTTAAAGCTCATATCCGAGGTTTACGACAGAAACTGGATGCAGCAGGAGCTCCCTCTGATTTGATTGAGACAGTTTATGGTTTGGGTTATCGTCTGAAAGAAAATCCCTAA